In Mesorhizobium shangrilense, the genomic stretch TCAACTCACCGGGGTAGATGACCCGATTGGGGATCAGTACGACCTCGCCTGCGGCTTGGTTGGTGGCGATCTGAGTAGCCGCCTGTCCGGCCGATTCCTGGGCGACAGCCGGCATGCCGCCAGCCACCAGCGCGAGGACGAGCGCGGTGCGGGGGAAAGCGGAGCAGGAGATCGGCAGGATCATCATCCGTTACCTGATGTTCTTGGAGACGACGGACGCCATGTCATCGGCCGCCTGGATGACCTTGGAGTTCATCTCATAGGCGCGCTGCGCCGAGATCAGCTCGGTGATTTCCTTGACCGGATCGACGTTGGAGGCTTCGAGATACCCTTGCTGGATGGTGGCGAAACCTGGATCGCCGGGCACGCCGACATTGGCCGGGCCGGAGGCCGCCGTTTCCTGGAAAAGGTTGTCGCCGAGTGGTGCCAGACCCGCTTCATTGGCGAAGTTGGCGATCTGCAGCTGGCCGAGCGTCTGCAGATTGGTCTGGCCGTCGATGCGTGCGAAGACCTGTCCGGTCTTGTTGACGATCACTTCCACGGCATCGGCGGGAACGGTGATCGCCGGGATGACGTTGGCGCCATTGGCGGTCACCAGCTGGCCGGTGGCGTTGGTGTTGAGGGCGCCGGCGCGGCTGTAGAGCGTGCCGCCATCCGAGCCTTCGATCTGGAACCAGCCGCGGCCGGTGAGCGCGAGGTCGAAACTGTTGCCCGTGCTGGTCAGTTCGCCCTGGGTGTGCACGTTGCGCACCGCCGTCGTCTTGACACCGAGGCCGATCGAAACGCCCTCGGGAACGAGAGACGCATTGGCGCGGTTGGGAACGCCCTGCGTGCGGTCGACCTGGTAGAGCAGGTCGGAGAATTCGGCGCGGGCACGCTTGTAGCCGGTGGTGTTGATGTTGGCGATGTTGTTGGCGATGACTTCCAGGTTGGTCTGCTGGGCATTCATGCCGGTGGCGGCGATGGCGAGTGCTTTCATGATGTCCTCAGATGCCCATGCGGCTGACTTCGAGATAGGCGGAGACGACCTTGTCGCGGATTGCGACGGCCGTTTGCAGGGCTTGCTGGGCGCTCATGACGGCGTCGACCACCTGGCGCGTGTCGGTATCGCCCTTCAGCGCCTGCATCGACACCTGCTCGGCATTCTGCAGCGTATTGACTGTCTTCGAAGCCGCCTGGCTGACCGCCTCGGCGAAGGTGGTACCAAGGTTGCCGCCGGCCTGTGATGTGGCCGCGCCTGGAAACAGGCTTGCCCCGTCGGCGCCGTCGGTCGCGGGGTTCAGTTTCAGCGCGCCGATGCCGGTTACGATCATTGGTTCCTCATCAGGTCGATGGTCATGGAAATAAGGTCGCGCGCCTGCTTGATGACCTGGAGGTTGGCCTCGTAGGAGCGGTTGGCCTCTGTCATGTCAGCCATTTCGATCAGCGGATTGACGTTGGGCATCTTGACGTAGCCCTTGGCGTCGGCGGCTTCGTTGCCAGGCTGGAATTCGACAGGGAAATCCGAGGGATCGCGATCGATCGAACCGACCTGGACGAGCGACCCGCCCGTTGCCTGGTCGAGTTGCGAGACGAAGCTGATGGTCTTGCGGCGATAGGGGTCCGAACCCGCCGCGGTGCCCGTGGACTGCGCATTGGCGAGGTTTTCCGAAACCACGCGCAAGCGTTCCGATTGGACGCCGAGGCCCGATGCTGCGACTTTGAGTGCTGCGGTCAGTGCGTCCATGGTCAGGTTTTTACCGCCATCATCATCATCGAATGGAATGCCTTGACGATCGCGGTGTTGAGCTCGAAGGCGCGGCGGACCTCGCCGGCCTTCATCAGTTCGTTTTCAACGACGACCGTGTTCTTGGACGGCAGGACCACGCCGTCGGGTTCGTCCGGCTTGACCCTGAAGCCGGCATTGGTCGCTTCGTTGCCGAGGTGTCCGGCCTCGGTTGCCTGCAGCGACACAGCCGCGCGGTCGAGCACCTTCTCGAAGGGCTCGACGTCGTTTGCGGTGTAGCCTGGCGTGTTGGCATTGGCGATGTTGCCGGCAATAGCCGACTGGCGCACGGCCAGCCATTGCGATTGCTTGGTGGCGAGATCGAAAAGGGTAACGGGCTCCATGGGAATCTCCGGGTAGGTGTCCGAAGACTAGGCCGCCAGTCTTGCGCGGACCTTGCGGGGAGCCTGACGCCGCCGGCAGCGCCGACCGGGTTATTTGGATAGCTCGATCACGTCATTGGTGCTGGTGACCATGACCCATTTGCCATGGCGCTGCTCGATCGATGCGACGCTGCTGGCGTCCGGCAGTCTCGATCCGCGCTGGACAATCCACAGACCCGTATCATCCTCGATCATGGCGCGGCCGTTGGCGACATGGACGAGACGGAATTTTGGATCGGCGGGAAAGGGCTGCTGGTCGATTCCCGGTGCCTGGGTGGGATCCTCGGCCTTGTCGGGCAAGGTTGCGGTGGCGAGGAGATCGATGTCCATGGCCGGGACATCCTTCGCAGTGAGCGGGGCGCTCCGTTGCGCCACGACGCCGCCGCCGGTCCGTCCGGAATTGGTGCCGGTGCCGCCGAACTTGATGGCCTGGACGCCGAACTGCTCCTGATTGAAGAAAATGTACCAGGGAAACAGCGCGCAGATCAGGCCGAGCGTTATGCCGAGCGCCGCGATGACGACGTCACTGCGCCTGTCCGACTTCTTCTTCAGTCTTGGAAACTGCGCCTTCGGCGGCTGGGGCCATTCGACAGGAGAAAACAGGCCGTCGATGACCGATGCGCGGCTTGCCTCGGTCTCCTCGGCTGCCTTCGCCTCCGCGATCATCTCGCGCAGGATGCGTTCGGTATGCTGGGCTTCAGTCTCCGGCATCTGCGCTCTGCTTTCCCTTGAGATGACGGGCGAGGTCCGAGAACGGATCGGCCGACGGGCGGTCTTTCGGCGACTGGGTCAGTGCTTCGTAGATCAGCGGCACCTGACGCACCGCCATGTCCAGTTCCGCGTCGGCACCGCCCTGGTAGGCGCCCAGCAGGCGAATATCGCGCGTGTCCTCGAAGCGGGAGATCATCGACTTCAGCATGGTCACCAGAGCCCGCTGCTCGGGGCTCCAGGCCTTGCCCGCGAGACGCGAAATGGACGACAGGGGATTGACGGGCGGGTAGCGGCCCTGCTCGGCGATCGTCCGGTCAAGCACGACATGGCCATCGAGGATGCCGCGCACCGAATCAGCGACCGGGTCGTTGTGGTCGTCGCCATCGACCAGCACCGAGATGATGGCGGTGATCGATCCCTTGCCTTCGGCGCCAGGTCCGGCACGCTCGAGCAGCTTGGGCAGTTCCGTGAAAACCGATGCGGGGTAGCCGCGGGCAACGGGCGGCTCGCCGGTCCCCGTCGCCACCTCGCGCAGCGCATGGGCGAAGCGGGTGATCGAATCCAGCACCAGCAGCACGCGATGGCCCTGGTCGCGAAAATGCTCGGCGACGCGCATCGCGGTGTCGGGAGCGCGCCGGCGCATCATGGCGCTCTCGTCGCTGGTGGCCACGACGGCGACGGTCTTGGCCATGCTCTCGCCGATCGTGTCCTCGAGGAATTCGCGCACCTCTCTGCCGCGCTCGCCGATCAGGGCGACGACAACGGTGTCGAAGGCGTCGGCCCCGGCCAGCATGGCGAGCAGCGTCGATTTGCCGACGCCAGAACCGGCAAAGATGCCGAGGCGCTGGCCGAAACACAGCGGCGTGAAGATATCGATGACCCTCACGCCGGTCATGAATGACGTCCCCACGCGCTGCCGCGACATGGCGCCGGGCGTCGCGCCATTGCCGTCGCTGGCGTCGTCGCCCCTGACCAGGGCCGGCCCACCGTCGATCGGGCGGGTGAGGGCGTCGATGGCGCGCCCGCGCCACGAGACGTGCGGCGTCACGGTGAGCGGACCCCGGCGGAACACGGCGTCGCCGATGCCGGCGTCCGAGCTGCGCTCGAAGGGGGCCACGACGACCTCGTCGCGAGCGATCTTGACGACTTCGCCACGGCGCGTGCCGGCATGGCCGCGATGCTCGACAAGGTCGCCGAGCCTGGCGACTTCGGAGAGGCCGCGCACCTTGTAATGCGTGGAGGTGACCTCGGTGATGAGGCCGCCGCGCTTCAGCAGCGCTTGCCCCCCGCCGAAACGGCTCAACATCCGTTCCAGCACGGCAAGCCGGTTCTCCGGCTCGGGATGCCTTTCAGGCGCGCGCATCATGGGCTGGGTGGGCGACATGTCGCTACTTGGACCCAAGCGTCTTGATCGCCTCATCGGCGGACGAATCGTTCTGGCGCAGCAGGGCCGCCGTGTTTTCGAAGGCGCGCTGGACCGAGATCAGTCGGGTCATTTCCATGATCGGGTTGACGTTGGACTCCTCCACGAAACCCTGGGCAACACCGATGTCGGACCGGTCGGTGACCGGCTCGGGCGTCCTTGCGGGGACGATGCCGGAATTGCCGTAGCGGACGAAATTCTGGCCCGGGTCGAATTCGTAAAGGCCGATGGAGCCGACGAGCTGGTCGTTCTGGCGCAGCGAACCGTCGGCTCCGGCCGTGGGCGGACCGTTGCGGGGGTCGAGCTGTATCGGCGCTCCGCCGGCGTCGAGCACTGGATGACCCTCGATCGACATCAGCTCGCCATTCTCGTTCATCGAGAAACGTCCGTCGCGGGTCATGACGGTGCCGACCGGTGTTTCGATCGCGAACCAGGCGTCGCCCTGGATGGCGAAGTCGAACGGATTGCCGGTTTCGGTTATCGAACCATGCGCGCCGGAAAGGTAGGTCTTGCCCGAAGACGCGAAAGACACGGATTTGGGTCCGGTGCCGGAGACGACGTCCTCGAACTTCACGCCGGTGGCGCGAAAGCCGATGGTCGAGGCATTGGCGACATTGTCGGCGATCGTGTCGAGGCGGCGTTCAAGCGCGATCTGCGCCGAAAGGGCCACATAAAGGCTGTCCCGCATGATCGCTCAGGACCTCAGCTTCAGCATGGCCATCATTAGGTCGGTCGAGATGCCGACAGAGGTCGGTTGCGCGAAGAGGACGCTGACCGATGTCACCGCCGGTGAAGTCGGGTTGTTGATCTCCCACATGCTGGTGAAGCGCGTCAGGAACTTGCCGAGCTTCGTGGGGTCGGTGAAATCCGAGAGGTTGAGCTTCTGTTCGAACAACTGCGCCTGCTTGTCGATGTTGGCGGTGGCAAAGGAATCGGGCAGGCCGAGCGCGGTGCGCACGACGCTGGCAAGAGCGGTGTCCGCTAACACGCTGTACCAACTGGTGATGGTGGGCGCCTTGCGTTCGAAATAGAGGGCCAGCCGCACGCCCTGATTGGTGTCTCCGGCATTCTCTTCCAACGTCTGGCGCAGGTATTTGTCGACGGTCGCCTGCTGTGCCGGATTGTTGGTGGTGGCGGTCTCACCGTACTGCTCGAAGTTGAAAGCGGCTGCTAATCCGGCATAGGCCTTGTTGGTCAGCTTGTTGGCGACGCTGTTGGGATCGCGGATGCCGCCGGCCAGGACGCTCTGGATGAGATCGCGTTTCTCCGTCGCCGGGTTGAGCCCATAGGCTGACAGTGCATAGTTGTACAGCCGACTGTCGGCCATCAGGTCGTCGACGGATTTCACCTTGGTGATGTTGGAAAGGTAATAGGCGGTCTCGGCCTGGATATAGGCCGCGTTCGGCTTGATGAAGCCAAGCGCCGACTCGGTGGTGTAGATCTTCGGCGTGTCTTTCTGCACCTCGTCGCGCGCAGTCGTCTGTTGGCCATATTGGGCAAAGTTGAAGGCCGACACAAAAGCGGCATATCTTTTGTCGGTCAGCGTGTTTGCAGGGCTGTTGGGATCGCTGACGCCGCCTGTGAGCATGGCGCGGACTTGCTGCGGTGTTTCGGTTGCGGCATCCAATCCGTACGAAGCCATGGCGAAGGTAAGCAAACGCTTGTCCGCCATGAGATCGTCGATCGACTTCACCTTGGAGATGTTGGCCGCATAGTAGTCGGCTTCCCCCTTGATGTACTGAGCGCTCGGCTTGACCAGCACCAGTCCGGTTCCGGTCGCGTATCCCGCCGGAACCGCCTTCTGGACCGCGTCGCGCGAGGTTGCCTGGTCGCCATACTGGCCAAAGTCGAAGGCCGAGACGAAGGCTGCGTATTTCTTGTCGGCCAGTTGGTTGGCGGGACTGTTGGGGTCGCTCACTCCACCCTCGAGCATCGCCCTGACGCGTTCAGGCGGTTCGGTTTTCGCATCAAGCCCGAATGCAGCCATCGCGTAGGTCAGCAGACGGTTGTCACCCATCAGGTCGTCGATCGATTTCACCTTGGAGACGTTGGTCAGATAATATGACGTCTCGGCCTGATAGTAACTGAACCCGGGCTGCGAGGCGCCGATATTGACCTGGAGTGCGTAGTTCGCGGCAACGCCCTGCTGGGCTGGATTGTAGCTTGTGGCGGCGCTTCCCCGGGCGGCAAAATTGAAGGCCGACACAAAGTCGGCATAACGCTTGTCGGTCAGCTTGTTGGCAAAGCTGTTGGGATCAGTGACGCCTTCCTTCAGTGCCTTGACCATGAAGGCCTTGGCGTAGTCCATATTCTCCAGCCCGTAGGCCTTCATCGCATATTTGAACAACCGATCGTTGTTGACGAAGTCGTCGATCGATTTGACCTTGGTGATGTTGTCCAAATAATATTTGGTGTCGCGATCGACCACAGGCTGCTTGCTGATCTGGGTGATCGACTTGTTAATGTCTTTTGCTATGAGCTGATAGCTGGTAAAAGTATTGAGCAAGGACGTGCCTCCGGCAGAAGCTAATCCATGAAGGATAGCCTCACTTCCTTGCGCGAAGCTGAATCGCCGGGCGTCTCGTCACGGCAGATCCAGCATCCGGCAGTGCGTGGGATTCAAGCCCCGCACAAGGCACGCGGACTATCCATGAGCGCAAGATTAATGCGGAAGGACCGTTCGTGGGCATTCTGATCGGACTTGTGGTGACGCTCGGCTGCGTCCTTGGTGGCTTCATGGCCATGGGCGGACATCTGCAGGTGCTGGTCCAGCCCTGGGAAGCCGTGGTGATCTGCGGTGCGGCGCTGGGCACCTTCCTGGTCGCCAACCCGATGAAGACGGTCAAGGATACTGGCAAGGCTATCCTCGAGGCGTTCAAGCAGGCGGTGCCGAAGGAGCAGGACTATCTCGAAACGCTCGGCGTTCTGCACAGCCTGATGCGCGAGCTGCGCTCAAAATCGCGCAGCGAGGTCGAGGCGCATATCGACAATCCCGAGGAATCGGCGATCTTCCAGGCGTTCCCGACCGTGCTCAAGAACCACGACCTCACGCATTTCATCTGCGACTACTGCCGCATCATCATCATCGGCAATGCGCGCTCGCATGAGATCGAGGCGCTGATGGATGAGGAAATCCACACCATCAAGACCGACAAGATGAAGGCCTATCACGCCCTGGTGGCGGTGGGCGACGGCTTGCCGGCGCTCGGCATCGTGGCCGCCGTGCTCGGCGTGGTCAAGGCGATGGGCGCGCTCGACCAGTCGCCGGAGATCCTCGGCGGACTGATCGGCGCCGCCCTTGTCGGAACCTTCCTCGGCATCTTCCTGTCCTACGCCGTGGTCGGACCGGTCGCCACCAAGGTCAAGACGGTGCGCGAGAAGAAGAACCGCCTCTATATCATCGTCAAGCAGACATTGCTGGCCTACATGAACGGCGCACTGCCGCAGGTTGCGATCGAATTCGGCCGCAAGACCATCTCATCCTATGAGCGGCCGACGATCGACGCCGTCGAGCAGAGCACGATGAATACCGGCGCCGCCGACAAGAAGGCCGCCTGATCCATGCGCGACGACACGAAAGGCCGCGCGGTATCATGACAAACCCGGATAGTGCGTCGCAAATCCGCTCCCTCGCCATCGAGCGCCTGGTTGGCGACAGTGGCGAGGCCGCACAGGTCATCGGCGCTGGCCGCACGATGGCCGAAAATGCGGTGCCGCTGCTGCAAAAGCGCCTGGCCGGTGAGCTTGGGGCTCCAGTCACCGTCGATCTGCGGGCGGTAGAGGTCAGCCGCGTCACTGACGCCCGCTCGCATGTCGGCGATACCTTCGCCATGACCGTGGTCGCGTCGCCGGCGTCCTCCGACACGATGACCCTGGTGATCGACGCTCCGGCAATCGCCGTCATGGTCTGCGCGCTGTTCGGCGGTGACCCGGACCTGCCGGTCTCGCCCATCGAGCGGCCATTGTCGCAGATCGAGACCGATGTCTCGACCCTGGTGTTCCAGGAGGTGGCGCAGGCCTTGAACAATGCCGGCCGGCGTCCGCTCGAACCGCGCCTGCCGTTGCCGCGCGCGATGTCGGGCATGGAAGCGAAGCGGTATGTGCTGCGCGACGGCGCGGCGGTCCGCATCGTCTTCGGCATCTCCACGCCAACCGACACGGGCACGGTCGCGGTGATGATCCCGCAACGCATCCTGCTGGGCACCGATGCCAGCGCCGACAGCCCGGCAACGAATTCCGACTGGCGCGCGCGTTTCTCCGAAGAGGTGATGCGTTCGACCGTGGCGCTCGAGGCAACCATGCCGCTGGCGCGGCTCACGCTTGGCGAACTCTCCAATTTCGAAGCCGGCCAGATCATCGAATTCGAGGAAACGGCGCAGTCGCGGGCGCAGCTCAGCGCGCGCAACAAGACGCTGTTCGTTTGCGAGTTCGGCAAGCTGGGACAGAACTACACCGTCCGCATCAAGCATCCCTACGATGCCGGACAGGACTTTATCGACGGGCTGGTGCGGGGCTGACGCCCGGCAAGCCCGTGCTTTTGGAGACGATCGATGGCCAAGACCAAGGTAGAAGCCGAACCCGACCAGCCGGACGAGCAGCTCAACCGCGCCATAGAAGAATTGCGCGGTGTTCTCCAGGAAGAGGAGAAGCGCCCGGATGCAAAGGCGTCCGGCGCCAATTCGAACATCATCATGAACATCCCCGTCGATGTGCAGATCATCCTCGGCAGCACCGAGATGCCGGTGTCCGATCTGATGGCGCTGCAGAAGGGCTCGACAGTGGCGCTCAACCGCCGAATCGGCGAACCTGTCGACGTGGTGGTCAATGGCCGCAAGATCGCGCGCGGCGAGATCACGGTGCTGGAGAGCGATCCGTCGCGCTTCGGGATTAGGCTGACCGAGATCATCGCCGGGGCGAAGGGCGTATAGGCATGGACGACGGGCGTTGTCAGGGGAAGCTGAGGCATAGGGCATGACGACGCTGGCAACGTTGACGCGCGCGCAGAAGGCCGCCGCCATCCTGGTGGCGATGGGCAAGCCGTCGGCCAGCCGCTTGTTGAAATTCTTCAAGCAGGAGGAACTGAAGGCGCTGATCGAGGGCGCTCGGCTGTTGCGCACGATTCCGCAGAGCGATCTTGAGCGCATCGTCGCCGAGTTCGAAGCCGAATTCACCGAGGGCGCCGGCCTGCTCGATTCCGCCGACCGGATGGACACCATCCTCAATGAATCGCTGTCGCCGGAAGAGATGAGCGCCATCATGGGCGACAAGCGGTTCGAGGTCGCTCCGGAAGGACCGCCGCCGATCTGGCCCGATCTTGAAAAGCTGGAGCCGGCGCGGCTTGGCGCATTCCTGGCCGGCGAGCATCAGCAGACCTCGGCCATGGTGCTGTCGAAGCTGTCGCCGCAGGCCGCGGCAAACGTGCTGCTGACAATGACAAAGCCGATGCGCGGCGAGATCATCAAGCGCATGGTGACGATGGCGACTATTCCCGAGGCCGCCGCCAAGATCGTCGAGAACCGGCTGCGTACGAGCGTACTGACGGAAACCTCGACCAAGGACACATCGGCCGGCCAGGCGCGTGTCGCCAGCATGCTCAACGAGATGGACAAGTCCCAGCTCGAGGACGTGATGCAGGATCTGGAGGCAGCCGGCACGCCTGACCTCGACGGGGTCAGGGCGCGGCTGTTCGCCTTCGAGGATGTTCCGCAACTCACCCAGAAGGCTCGGGTGCTGGTGTTCGATGGACTGTCGACCGAACTGGTGACGCTCGCCTTGCGCGGCGCGCAGGCGGGGCTTGCCGAATCGGTGCTGTCGGCGATCGGCGCGCGGTCGCGGCGCATGATCGAATCCGAACTCGGCATGGGTTCGGAAGGAATCGCCGCCGCCGACATCGCGGCGGCACGCAAGACAATCGTGGCGACGACGATCCGGCTTTCGCGCGAAGGGGCTTTCGAGCTTCCCTCGGCCCAGAACGCCGCGGCCTGACGCCGCGCGGCTAGCACACGATGTCTGACGCGACCGACAAGGACTCGAAAACCGAAGAGGCGACGGAAAAGAAGATCCGCGACACGGTCGAGCAGGGCAAGCTGCCGCATTCGCGCGAAATCCCCATTCTCGCCTCCTTTGTCGCCATCCTCGTCTTCACGGTCTTCTACGCCAAGGATGCCATCGTCGACCTCGGCATGTTCCTGTCGATGTTCCTGGAGAAGCCGGAAGCCTGGCCGATGGACACCGAGACCGATGTCATCGCGCTCTACAAGGTCGTGCTCATGGAGATCGGCCGCGCCGTCGTCAGCCTGCTCGCGCTACTCGTGGTTGCCGGCATCGGTGCCTCGGTGTTCCAGAACATGCCGCAATTCGTCGGCGAGCGGATCAGGCCGCAGATGTCGCGCATCTCGATAGCCAAGGGCTGGAGCCGGATGTTCGGCGCCCAGGGCTGGGTCGAATTCCTGAAGTCGCTGGGCAAGGTTGGCCTCGCCATCACCGTGCTCGTCTTCACGCTGTCGGAAGATCATCGCAAGCTGCTCGCCGGCATGATCACCAACCCCATTGCCTTCGGCCTCGTCATCCGCGGCATCGCGGTCGATATCCTGGTGGCGATCGTCTTCGTCATCGGCCTGATCGCCGCGATCGACCTTGTCTGGTCGCGCTTCCACTGGAAGCAGGACCTGCGCATGAGCAAGCAGGAGGTCAAGGACGAGTTCAAGCAGTCCGAAGGTGACCCGATCGTCAAGTCGCGGCTGCGGTCGCTGGCGCGCGACCGCGCGCGCAACCGGATGATGACGGCGGTGCCGCGCGCGACGCTGATCATAGCCAATCCGACGCACTTCTCGATCGCCTTGAAATATGTGCGCGACGAGGATTCGGCGCCGCTGGTGCTGGCCAAGGGGCAGGACCTGGTGGCGCTCAAGATCCGCGAGATCGCCAAGGAGAACAACATCCCGATCTTCGAGGACGTGGCGCTCGCCCGCTCCATGTACAAGCAAGTTTCGGTGGATAGTGTGATCCCGTCACAATTCTATCAAGCCGTCGCCGAACTGGTGCGGATCGTCTACTCGAAAAAAGTTGAGCGCAGACCGACCTCATGAACCGGCAACCGCATGCAAACTCCCGCGAGATCATCGTCGCCAACGCCATCGAACAGGTGGTGGGTGAACTGCGGCTGATCGATGTCGCCGACTATATCGCCTTCATCCGGCTGGAGCATTTCGCCTGCCTGTCGGACCTGGTGGATTCGGCGGCGGAACTCTACTTCCACGCGGGGACACTCAGGCTTGGCCATGGCGGCGAGGCCCATGTCGACTGGAGCGGCAGCCCGCGCATCGTGCTCGACCTGGAACTCAGGCCACCCGGCGTCACTGTCTATTTCCAGCTGACGCTGAGCGAACACGGCGCCTCGGTCGTGGTCAACTACGTGTCGTTCGAGAAGCCGAGCGAGGATCCAGAGGACAATACGGCCTTGCTGGCGGCGGTCATCGAGCAGGCGCGCATTCGAAAGGCCGAGCCGCTGGCCTATCGCTGAAAACGCAGGCCTCGCGTATCCACGGGGCCGGCCTTTTGGCGACAAGCGTCGTTCAACCGATCCCGCTATTCCCGATACCGCTATTCAATGAGGCCCAGCCGCAGCGCCTTGGCCACGGCCTGGTTGCGGTTGACCGCGTTGAGTTTCTGGGTGGACTGGGTCAGATACTGGTTGGCGGTATGGACCGAGAGCTTCAGCAGCCGCGCGATCTCCTCGCTGGTGTTGCCGTTGGCGGTCAGCTTCAGGCATTCGAGTTCGCGCTTGGAAATCGACCGCACCCTGCCGGCGTCGCCTGGACGGATGCGCGCGACCGCGGCAAACAGCGAAAAGCAGCGCGCGTGGATTTCGTAGAGCGTGTCCTGCCGCAAGGCGATTTCCGAACCCAGGAAGACGACCAGGCCGCACTGGCCGCGATCCGCATGGACGGGAAAGGCGATGCCGCTGGTGCCTGGCGCGAGCGGTGACATCTGCTCGGTCCAGGAAAGGTTGCGGAACACATCGGCCGAGCCGGTCAGGCCGTCATCCGTCCACCAGCGCGGTTCGGTCGACATGCCGGTGTGGCGGACGATCTCCTCGCCATTGGCGCCCGAGATGAATTTCGTCGTGACCGCAATGCCGGGATAGTCGGAATCGAGGCATGGCACGAGGCGCGCGCGCTCGGGCGAAGGGCTGACGAAGAACAGCCCGAACGCCGAAGCGTTGATGTCGACGGCGATCCAGCGGCACCGGCGCACGGCATCGGAGATGGTGACAGCGTGGTGCGGTTCGGAACCCGGCGGAAGCGCGCCAAAGAGGTTCTGTTCGGTGGAAGGGGCTTCGGCAGCGTGCCTGACGTCAGCATGTTTCAAATGATGCCGCTCCTGATTGCCGTCGCAATGGCCATGGCGCGGTTACTGGCCGCGAATTTCTGGATGGCGTGGGTGATGTAGCTGTTGACGGTGTTGGACGAGACGCCAAGGATGACCGCGACTTCATCTGTGGTCTTGCCTTCCGAGACCCAGAACAGGCATTCTCGTTCGCGGTCGGACAGCGGGTCCTGCATGGCGGCGGCCGCGATCAGCTGTGGAATGTGCGAGAGCGCGTAGCAGCATTTCAGCTGCGCCTTCATCAGCGCCGGCCGATCGATCCTGCCAGCCTCGGAGGCCGAAAACAGCGCGAACAGGCGCTGGCGGCCGACATTCAGCCGCAGCGAATAGATTTCCGCGTGGCCGAGCACGTCGAGAAGGCGGGCTTCCTCGCCGCTGACCAGGCCATTCGTGTCCGGCGCCCGGGCGGCCACGAACGGTGTCGGCTGGATGCCGGGTGCCGCGGTGAGCATGCCTTGGGCAAGCCCTGCGATCAGCCTCTTGCCGATCAGCTCGATGGCGTCGAAGATCCAGTTGGAAGAAACGATGCGCGCGTCGTTGCGGTCCTGGTCATGGACGATGGCGACGAGCATGTAGCTGTCGGCGCCGATGTCGGCGGCAAGCTGCATGAAAAAGCTGGTGAGGTCGCCGCGCGACGCCAGGCGCGAGCCTGATGGGTCGGACTGAAGAAGGGCGGCGGGGCTGCTCATTTCAATGCTTTTGGCCGGAATCGATTCTGATGACCGGATGCTGGCGTCACCAGCGGCCGAACCTGAACACGCGTTACTTT encodes the following:
- a CDS encoding flagellar hook-basal body complex protein FliE — protein: MIVTGIGALKLNPATDGADGASLFPGAATSQAGGNLGTTFAEAVSQAASKTVNTLQNAEQVSMQALKGDTDTRQVVDAVMSAQQALQTAVAIRDKVVSAYLEVSRMGI
- the fliI gene encoding flagellar protein export ATPase FliI; the encoded protein is MSPTQPMMRAPERHPEPENRLAVLERMLSRFGGGQALLKRGGLITEVTSTHYKVRGLSEVARLGDLVEHRGHAGTRRGEVVKIARDEVVVAPFERSSDAGIGDAVFRRGPLTVTPHVSWRGRAIDALTRPIDGGPALVRGDDASDGNGATPGAMSRQRVGTSFMTGVRVIDIFTPLCFGQRLGIFAGSGVGKSTLLAMLAGADAFDTVVVALIGERGREVREFLEDTIGESMAKTVAVVATSDESAMMRRRAPDTAMRVAEHFRDQGHRVLLVLDSITRFAHALREVATGTGEPPVARGYPASVFTELPKLLERAGPGAEGKGSITAIISVLVDGDDHNDPVADSVRGILDGHVVLDRTIAEQGRYPPVNPLSSISRLAGKAWSPEQRALVTMLKSMISRFEDTRDIRLLGAYQGGADAELDMAVRQVPLIYEALTQSPKDRPSADPFSDLARHLKGKQSADAGD
- the flgB gene encoding flagellar basal body rod protein FlgB; this encodes MEPVTLFDLATKQSQWLAVRQSAIAGNIANANTPGYTANDVEPFEKVLDRAAVSLQATEAGHLGNEATNAGFRVKPDEPDGVVLPSKNTVVVENELMKAGEVRRAFELNTAIVKAFHSMMMMAVKT
- the flgG gene encoding flagellar basal-body rod protein FlgG — its product is MKALAIAATGMNAQQTNLEVIANNIANINTTGYKRARAEFSDLLYQVDRTQGVPNRANASLVPEGVSIGLGVKTTAVRNVHTQGELTSTGNSFDLALTGRGWFQIEGSDGGTLYSRAGALNTNATGQLVTANGANVIPAITVPADAVEVIVNKTGQVFARIDGQTNLQTLGQLQIANFANEAGLAPLGDNLFQETAASGPANVGVPGDPGFATIQQGYLEASNVDPVKEITELISAQRAYEMNSKVIQAADDMASVVSKNIR
- a CDS encoding DUF1217 domain-containing protein; the protein is MLNTFTSYQLIAKDINKSITQISKQPVVDRDTKYYLDNITKVKSIDDFVNNDRLFKYAMKAYGLENMDYAKAFMVKALKEGVTDPNSFANKLTDKRYADFVSAFNFAARGSAATSYNPAQQGVAANYALQVNIGASQPGFSYYQAETSYYLTNVSKVKSIDDLMGDNRLLTYAMAAFGLDAKTEPPERVRAMLEGGVSDPNSPANQLADKKYAAFVSAFDFGQYGDQATSRDAVQKAVPAGYATGTGLVLVKPSAQYIKGEADYYAANISKVKSIDDLMADKRLLTFAMASYGLDAATETPQQVRAMLTGGVSDPNSPANTLTDKRYAAFVSAFNFAQYGQQTTARDEVQKDTPKIYTTESALGFIKPNAAYIQAETAYYLSNITKVKSVDDLMADSRLYNYALSAYGLNPATEKRDLIQSVLAGGIRDPNSVANKLTNKAYAGLAAAFNFEQYGETATTNNPAQQATVDKYLRQTLEENAGDTNQGVRLALYFERKAPTITSWYSVLADTALASVVRTALGLPDSFATANIDKQAQLFEQKLNLSDFTDPTKLGKFLTRFTSMWEINNPTSPAVTSVSVLFAQPTSVGISTDLMMAMLKLRS
- the flgC gene encoding flagellar basal body rod protein FlgC, translated to MDALTAALKVAASGLGVQSERLRVVSENLANAQSTGTAAGSDPYRRKTISFVSQLDQATGGSLVQVGSIDRDPSDFPVEFQPGNEAADAKGYVKMPNVNPLIEMADMTEANRSYEANLQVIKQARDLISMTIDLMRNQ
- the flgF gene encoding flagellar basal-body rod protein FlgF, whose protein sequence is MRDSLYVALSAQIALERRLDTIADNVANASTIGFRATGVKFEDVVSGTGPKSVSFASSGKTYLSGAHGSITETGNPFDFAIQGDAWFAIETPVGTVMTRDGRFSMNENGELMSIEGHPVLDAGGAPIQLDPRNGPPTAGADGSLRQNDQLVGSIGLYEFDPGQNFVRYGNSGIVPARTPEPVTDRSDIGVAQGFVEESNVNPIMEMTRLISVQRAFENTAALLRQNDSSADEAIKTLGSK